Part of the Paenibacillus sp. JNUCC32 genome is shown below.
TTTGACCGTTTGGGCAAGCAGCTCGTACTCACGACGGCGGGTAAACGATTTTTAACACATGTCCAGAGTGTTCTTGACCAATTGGAAGAAGCTAAAACCGTCGTTCATGACAACGAGGTTCTAAGCGGCACCCTAACGATCAGTGCCAACGAGGTGATTTGCGCCTATCGGCTTCCGGCCGTCTTTCAGTTATTTCGTTCGCGTCATCCGGGCGTGCGTCTCATCTTCCGCTCCGTTCCCAATCAAGAGCTCAAACAAACACTATTTGAAGGAAGCGCGGACGTTGTCTTTATGTTGGACGAACCCATTCGCTCAAGCGGACTTGCCGTGGAACCCTTGCTGGAAGAAACGTTCCGCTTATTCGCCGCTCCAGACCACCCGCTCGCAAAACGGACTGTGCTGCGGCTCGAAGATTTTCACGAAGAAGTGTTCTTGACGAATGAAAAGGGGTGTCCCTATCGAACCATGTTTGACCGGTCCTTTGAAAAAGAGGGCATTGACAGTATTACGTATTTAGAGTTTCAAAGTGCCGAAGCCATTAAACAATGTGCCATTTCGGGAATCGGCATTGCCTTTCTTCCTGAAATCGTAGCGGAAGCCGAAGTGGAACGAGGGGAACTGGTTGCCCTTCCATGGCAAATTCCGGATTTGCACGTGTATACACAAATGTTGTGGCATAAGGACAAGTGGCTTTCACCAATCATGATGTCGTTCATAGAAGCGGCAAGGGAACTTCTTGCAACAGAGGAGGATAATAGGCCGTAGGAACAAGGTGAAGAATGTCCTCTGCGCCGGTAAGAGGCCGCTCTTCACCTGTAAATGTACTCACCCACTTTATAAAAAAATCCCAACATGTTGAGGTTGGGATTTTTTTTAATAAAGAATGTAATGGGAGCTATATCGGAATTTTAAAAGAAACCGTAGTGCCTTGATTCATCGTGCTCTTGATGACCAGCCCGCTGCCGAAGGTTTGGAGCAGACGACGATTCGTGTTGTAGAGACCGATGCCGCCTTTACGATGGTCGGGTGCATTCAGCAGCTGGGCAACCTGGTCGGGTTCCATGCCAAGCCCGTTATCCGTCACTTCAACAACGATAAAGTCCTCTTGCATCGCAATTCTGACCCGTATCGTGCCTCCAAGGGCCCTCTTCATAATGCCGTGCCGAACCGCATTCTCCAATAATGGCTGGATCGCCAGCGGCGGGATGAGGATATTGATATTCCAATCAACTTCCCAGGTCACGTTAAGGCGTTCCCCGTATCGTTCCTTCTCTACGTATAAATAGGCTTGGATAAGCTCAAGCTCCTGCTGCAGCGGTACCAATCGATCCTGATTCCGATAATGGAAGCTGATCTGCAGATAGGAGCTGAAAGCCTCGCCAAGGCTTCGCATGCGATCGATGTCCATTTCGCTAAGCGCCATAATCGAATTCAAGGTGTTGAACAAAAAGTGAGGGTGGATCTGTGCCTGCAAATACGCTGCTTCCATGCGCATGCGATCATCCACCGTATGCTTCAGCGTGATCAGGGAATGGATGCGATATCTCAATTCTACAGGATCAACCGGCTTCGTCACATAATCATTTGCGCCGGATTGGAAGCCGGCATACACATCGGCCGATTCGCCTCGAGCCGTCAGCAGCAGTACGGGCAGCTCCGAGGCGTTAAAGCGCTCCCTTACGGTGCGGGTGAGCTCGTAGCCGGACATCTCCGGCATCATGACATCCGCTATGAGGAGATCCCACGGCTGCGAGCCGAGAAGCTCGAGCGCTTCGGCTGCCGAGGCAACGACATTCAGGTTGTACGGCTCTGCTGAAAGAATGCCGGCAAGGATGCGCAGGTTTACAGGATCGTCATCCACGGCCAGGATACTGACGGGATGCTCTTTCGACAATAACCTAGTTGGTACCTGCATAGGGGTACCTTCTGTTGCAACTTCCCAGCTGGCTGCGAGTTCTTTGTAGACAGCTGGGTCTACAGCGGGTACGGGAACCTGCTGCGAAGCAGAGTACTCTGCGTTTGTGTCCGCAAGCGGGAGTGTGAATGCAAAAGTCGTTCCTTTCCCTAATTCCGATTCGACCGTCAGCTCGCCGTCATGCAGCTCAACGAGCTCCTTGCTGATGCTAAGCCCTAGACCGATCCCCTTCGCGTCATTTAACCCTTGATTCCCCTGTTCGTACGGAAGAAAAATACGGTTTAGCGTTTGAGGGTCCATCCCGATCCCCGTATCCGTTACCGTGATCGTCATTTTACTGCCCTTGGTAAAGGCGGAGACGGTAACGGAGCCTTTCTCCGTGTACTTGATGGCGTTGTGAATCAGATTGAGCAAAATTTGAACGAGCCGCTTTTCATCCGCCTGTACGGCAGGAATGGTATTGGGAATATTCATCTTGAGCTGAACGGGCGCGCCATCCGTCATAAATTTTACGATATCGAATACCCCGTTCACGACGGAAACCAGGGAAACCCGGCTCGGCTGCAGCTGAATTTGCTTCTCCTGAAGACGGACGGCATCCAGCAGATCATTTAATAAATGCGACATCCGACGGCTGACCGTAATCAACAGGTTCAAATCCTCGCTGCTCTGTTTGCCGAGGGTTTCTTTCTCCCGTTCAGCAAGGATTATGGCGATATTCATGATTCCGTGCAGCGGCGTGCGCAGCTCGTGAGACGTGTTGGCCAAGAACCGGTCCTTCATTTGATCCGCGAGCTTCAACTTATCGTTGAGTTTGCTGATTTGATGAAGGTTGCGGAAGTATCGCTTAAACCAATAGGCCGAAAACCCGATGATGGCCGCGAGCACGTCCACCGGATAATACACGGCTGGGAGCTCCCAATATTTATTAAGCGCCCCCCATACGGCGCTTGCCAGCACGCCGCTGGCCGACAGCAGCAGGAATATGGAATCATCCTGGCTGTTAAAGACCATTCGGGTAAACAGGAACAGCGACATCAGCATCGGCAGCAGGTAAAAGGCGCCGAACACCCGGTATTCTACGAGCCAGTGAACCCAAGACACAGGAGCGGCAAATACCACGACCGTATATAGGGCTAGAAGCGTGCTGAATGTGATAAACCACACGTTACGTTTTCGGGCGGTAAAGGTGCGGCTCAGCTTCCATATGAAA
Proteins encoded:
- a CDS encoding LysR family transcriptional regulator — its product is MELRQLITFRTVASTLNFSRAAEVLSYVPSNVTMQMKALEDELGVRLFDRLGKQLVLTTAGKRFLTHVQSVLDQLEEAKTVVHDNEVLSGTLTISANEVICAYRLPAVFQLFRSRHPGVRLIFRSVPNQELKQTLFEGSADVVFMLDEPIRSSGLAVEPLLEETFRLFAAPDHPLAKRTVLRLEDFHEEVFLTNEKGCPYRTMFDRSFEKEGIDSITYLEFQSAEAIKQCAISGIGIAFLPEIVAEAEVERGELVALPWQIPDLHVYTQMLWHKDKWLSPIMMSFIEAARELLATEEDNRP
- a CDS encoding hybrid sensor histidine kinase/response regulator, whose protein sequence is MTTILAKNHKRFRIIKILPHIAAFVVFLSMLLGIRWLWLETYAPPADQPKVSNGILDLRGWDLLGSKSINLDGEWQFYADILAKEQEMKPSHEFSYVNVPGDWNNNRTNKANTSFGSGTYRLRILLDRPLSAPISFWIQEIQSAATVDVNGETVASMGRTGEPGQASYLPNRTSFVVDYVPDRDALELELIIRVANYEHPYLGGIAKPIKLGSHQAIQDEHGVSVDLQLVMFVVLMLHGLYAFILYIFNPRERSLLDFFLLLVSAALTVVTSHDSLLLKWVPLNYEWEVKATFLSYSWLSYFIWKLSRTFTARKRNVWFITFSTLLALYTVVVFAAPVSWVHWLVEYRVFGAFYLLPMLMSLFLFTRMVFNSQDDSIFLLLSASGVLASAVWGALNKYWELPAVYYPVDVLAAIIGFSAYWFKRYFRNLHQISKLNDKLKLADQMKDRFLANTSHELRTPLHGIMNIAIILAEREKETLGKQSSEDLNLLITVSRRMSHLLNDLLDAVRLQEKQIQLQPSRVSLVSVVNGVFDIVKFMTDGAPVQLKMNIPNTIPAVQADEKRLVQILLNLIHNAIKYTEKGSVTVSAFTKGSKMTITVTDTGIGMDPQTLNRIFLPYEQGNQGLNDAKGIGLGLSISKELVELHDGELTVESELGKGTTFAFTLPLADTNAEYSASQQVPVPAVDPAVYKELAASWEVATEGTPMQVPTRLLSKEHPVSILAVDDDPVNLRILAGILSAEPYNLNVVASAAEALELLGSQPWDLLIADVMMPEMSGYELTRTVRERFNASELPVLLLTARGESADVYAGFQSGANDYVTKPVDPVELRYRIHSLITLKHTVDDRMRMEAAYLQAQIHPHFLFNTLNSIMALSEMDIDRMRSLGEAFSSYLQISFHYRNQDRLVPLQQELELIQAYLYVEKERYGERLNVTWEVDWNINILIPPLAIQPLLENAVRHGIMKRALGGTIRVRIAMQEDFIVVEVTDNGLGMEPDQVAQLLNAPDHRKGGIGLYNTNRRLLQTFGSGLVIKSTMNQGTTVSFKIPI